From Chryseobacterium sp. IHB B 17019, one genomic window encodes:
- a CDS encoding DsbA family protein, with translation MNKNPLLNCDYEKGVCEILDAPNTESSVDQLQDIATDKIHIIYYTDPICSSCWGIEPQLRKFKLEYGNAVEIDYRMGGLLPSWDIYNSGGISKPSDVAHHWEEVSPYYKMPIEGGVWLEDPLNSSYPPSIAFKAAQMQDAKKAINFMRITREMVFLDKLNITKDENLEKAAELAGLDVKQWKEDYESKAQIEFKKDLDLGKQLGVRGFPTLIFTKDNEMLDVLYGFKPYAEFEQRVKKIKPDVKKKAYSSEWDQLFAVYPTLTTQEFAVLSDISFEKAFEKLQNLTNENKITRKKYKNGDLWILNKN, from the coding sequence ATGAACAAGAATCCTCTTCTCAATTGCGATTACGAAAAGGGAGTATGCGAAATCCTTGATGCGCCAAACACAGAATCCTCAGTAGATCAATTACAAGATATTGCTACAGATAAAATTCACATTATTTATTATACAGACCCTATTTGCTCTTCTTGTTGGGGGATTGAACCTCAGCTAAGAAAATTCAAACTGGAATACGGAAATGCAGTGGAAATTGATTACAGAATGGGAGGGCTTTTACCATCTTGGGATATCTATAACTCCGGTGGAATCAGCAAGCCAAGTGATGTTGCACACCATTGGGAAGAAGTAAGCCCATACTATAAAATGCCTATCGAAGGAGGAGTATGGCTGGAAGACCCGCTGAATTCTTCTTATCCTCCATCCATTGCTTTCAAAGCAGCCCAAATGCAGGATGCAAAAAAAGCAATCAACTTCATGAGAATCACCCGCGAGATGGTTTTCCTTGACAAATTAAATATTACCAAAGACGAGAATCTTGAGAAGGCAGCAGAACTGGCAGGATTAGATGTTAAGCAATGGAAAGAAGATTATGAATCCAAAGCTCAGATCGAGTTCAAAAAAGATCTTGACCTTGGAAAACAGCTTGGAGTAAGGGGATTCCCTACTTTAATCTTTACCAAAGATAATGAGATGTTGGATGTTCTTTACGGATTTAAGCCTTATGCAGAATTCGAACAAAGAGTGAAAAAAATCAAGCCTGATGTAAAGAAAAAAGCATATTCTTCAGAGTGGGATCAGTTGTTTGCAGTTTATCCTACTTTAACGACTCAGGAATTTGCTGTGCTTTCCGACATCAGTTTTGAAAAAGCATTCGAGAAACTACAAAACCTTACCAACGAAAACAAAATCACCCGCAAAAAATATAAAAACGGAGATTTGTGGATTCTTAATAAAAACTAA
- a CDS encoding FAD-dependent oxidoreductase produces MNKVAIIGAGVSGLSMANYLEKNNIDYHIYERRTQNDLKGHGFILPKEGIEHLSSIIDIDDLYGKGSFLKKYIHYCQSGEVLSEKDLDDVFVVSRSALIEILAKGIPSHKISYKTTVNLNGFSNGKADITLDEDTPLEADIVVASDGSRSRIRRTIFPDETMKAVLENEVVNIIENEELASQIESNFLKFHHEKGGLTFGVLKLSASKILWYCQFDITKFFINEDYTPDCIRQFMLDNFGDWNPLISSIIEGSSYENAHIWRVYELEKLNPFYHENVVFVGDSAHPLIPFTSQGVTSALKDSYTLTNLLLEENDLNETFKKYEEERKPEIEIHIKNGRALLDQFLLPLNEQPKNTLPISYK; encoded by the coding sequence ATGAACAAAGTTGCAATCATAGGAGCTGGAGTTTCCGGATTGAGTATGGCCAATTATTTGGAAAAAAATAATATTGACTACCATATTTACGAAAGAAGAACTCAAAATGACCTGAAAGGTCACGGATTTATCCTTCCCAAAGAAGGTATTGAACATCTATCAAGTATTATTGATATTGATGACCTTTACGGAAAAGGAAGTTTCCTGAAAAAATATATTCATTACTGCCAAAGCGGCGAGGTGCTTTCTGAAAAGGATCTTGATGATGTTTTTGTGGTTTCCAGAAGTGCTTTGATAGAAATTTTGGCTAAAGGTATTCCTTCCCATAAGATTTCTTACAAGACAACAGTAAACTTAAACGGTTTTTCAAATGGAAAAGCTGATATAACTCTTGATGAAGATACTCCACTTGAAGCAGATATTGTTGTAGCTTCGGACGGCTCAAGAAGCAGAATCAGAAGAACTATTTTTCCGGATGAAACGATGAAAGCTGTTCTGGAAAATGAAGTGGTAAATATTATTGAAAATGAAGAACTTGCCAGCCAGATTGAAAGCAATTTTCTCAAATTCCATCATGAAAAAGGAGGTCTTACTTTTGGAGTTCTGAAACTTTCAGCATCAAAAATCCTTTGGTATTGCCAGTTTGATATTACTAAGTTTTTCATTAACGAAGATTATACTCCGGATTGTATCAGACAGTTTATGCTGGATAATTTCGGTGACTGGAATCCTTTGATTTCATCTATTATTGAAGGCTCAAGCTATGAAAACGCTCATATCTGGAGAGTGTATGAATTGGAAAAATTAAATCCTTTCTATCACGAAAATGTAGTGTTCGTCGGAGATTCAGCACATCCGTTGATTCCTTTTACGAGTCAGGGAGTTACTTCTGCGCTTAAAGATTCTTATACTTTAACCAATCTTTTATTGGAAGAAAATGATCTTAATGAAACTTTCAAAAAGTACGAAGAAGAAAGGAAACCCGAGATTGAGATTCATATCAAAAACGGAAGAGCATTATTGGATCAATTCCTTTTACCACTGAACGAACAACCGAAAAATACCTTACCAATTTCTTATAAATAA
- a CDS encoding tRNA-(ms[2]io[6]A)-hydroxylase yields MFKLKLPTDPRWANIAEENIEEILTDHAWCEQKAATNAIGLITMLPEYPEIVTELLAIAQEELEHFNQVHEIIKKRGYTFGRTRKDDYVNELINFIQKGGNRDDLIVDKMLFAAMIEARSCERFKVLTENIKDEELKTFYRELMISEANHYTTFIGFARQLGDEEKVNKRWEEWLEYEAKIIQSYGKGESIHG; encoded by the coding sequence ATGTTTAAGTTGAAACTTCCTACCGATCCAAGGTGGGCAAATATTGCAGAGGAAAACATTGAAGAAATTTTGACGGATCATGCCTGGTGCGAGCAAAAAGCCGCTACCAACGCTATCGGATTGATCACCATGCTTCCCGAATATCCGGAAATTGTGACAGAACTTCTCGCCATTGCGCAGGAAGAGCTTGAGCATTTCAACCAGGTTCATGAGATCATTAAAAAAAGAGGATATACTTTTGGGCGCACAAGAAAAGATGATTATGTCAACGAGCTTATAAATTTTATCCAAAAAGGCGGCAACAGAGACGATCTGATTGTTGATAAAATGCTTTTTGCAGCGATGATTGAAGCAAGAAGCTGCGAAAGATTCAAAGTTCTTACTGAGAATATTAAAGATGAAGAGCTTAAAACATTTTACAGAGAGCTGATGATTTCCGAAGCCAACCATTACACGACTTTCATTGGTTTTGCAAGACAATTGGGAGACGAAGAAAAAGTAAACAAACGTTGGGAAGAGTGGCTGGAATATGAAGCAAAAATTATCCAGTCTTACGGGAAAGGTGAAAGTATTCACGGATAA
- a CDS encoding DUF502 domain-containing protein, with the protein MKKLTFENIANYFLKNFFQGLVIIGPIGLTIFVIWYVVTSIDNIIPSVAKEIPGLVFISTILITALLGFLGNKFVVGKFFFDTMDSILERTPGVKHIYTPTKDVMSSFVGDKKKFNDPVWVKTNENPEIWRIGFLTQKEMADVEKHNYVAVYLPHSYAISGWVIVTEEKNIKPVVGMTAASAMKFAVSGGVAGFHSDDNIFKAPE; encoded by the coding sequence TTGAAAAAACTGACTTTTGAAAATATTGCTAATTATTTTCTGAAAAATTTCTTTCAGGGGTTGGTTATTATTGGCCCGATCGGGCTCACCATTTTTGTAATTTGGTATGTTGTTACTTCTATTGACAATATTATTCCTTCGGTTGCCAAAGAAATTCCGGGGTTAGTTTTTATTTCAACTATTTTAATTACAGCACTTTTAGGATTCTTAGGAAATAAATTCGTGGTCGGAAAGTTTTTTTTCGATACCATGGACAGTATTTTGGAAAGAACCCCGGGAGTAAAGCATATTTATACCCCCACAAAAGATGTAATGTCTTCGTTTGTTGGAGATAAGAAAAAATTTAACGATCCTGTTTGGGTTAAAACCAATGAAAATCCCGAGATTTGGAGAATCGGATTTTTAACTCAAAAGGAAATGGCAGATGTTGAAAAACATAATTACGTAGCTGTATACCTTCCTCATTCCTACGCTATTTCTGGCTGGGTAATCGTGACGGAAGAGAAAAACATCAAACCTGTAGTGGGTATGACGGCTGCTTCTGCAATGAAATTTGCGGTAAGCGGTGGTGTTGCCGGGTTCCATTCTGATGACAATATCTTCAAAGCACCGGAATAG
- a CDS encoding acyltransferase family protein: protein MNRDLYIDFAKGLATISIIFIHTAFWSGQLYIPAEVRVFSLVFDVALFYALSGITSGSNIEKTLYRLLKLQITYMIFVTFLFFLDYFFKVFGLSFFSLEWLQSFYSTFGSKYSAINISAEPQWQNLGNWYLHQYTNADTFPVVMGSFWYLRVYFILTVFGLLILRFFPKHINWFIGICVTLTLLFNIFPEIYPSGQVGYVAFYLCIFLIANKMRGKKIPTKIIPVLYGVVAAALIWMFWYYGNEIFYKINRNKFPPKIPYIIWSLFSLVTLFVFYNRLKITKENFITYIGKNAIFFYFAQGISSSLIYFLVAPLKDNMPWWLLMVLIYAFNILIAYAISAGLKKVDDLGWKILEFLRRKTAAKI from the coding sequence ATGAACAGAGATCTATACATTGATTTTGCGAAAGGTCTGGCAACCATTTCCATTATATTTATACATACGGCTTTCTGGTCGGGACAACTTTATATTCCGGCGGAAGTACGGGTTTTTTCTCTGGTTTTTGACGTTGCTTTATTCTATGCGCTCAGTGGTATCACATCAGGCTCCAATATTGAAAAAACATTGTACAGGCTTCTGAAACTACAGATCACGTATATGATTTTTGTGACATTTCTGTTTTTTCTGGACTACTTTTTTAAAGTTTTTGGCTTAAGCTTTTTCTCTTTAGAATGGCTGCAGAGCTTTTATTCAACTTTTGGATCAAAATATTCTGCAATCAATATTTCTGCCGAACCGCAATGGCAAAATCTCGGTAACTGGTATCTTCATCAATATACCAATGCAGACACTTTTCCTGTCGTGATGGGAAGCTTCTGGTATTTGAGGGTTTATTTTATCTTAACAGTTTTCGGACTTTTAATTTTAAGATTTTTTCCCAAGCATATCAATTGGTTTATCGGAATTTGTGTTACTTTGACACTGCTGTTCAATATCTTTCCTGAAATTTATCCTTCAGGACAAGTGGGTTATGTCGCATTTTATCTTTGTATATTCTTAATTGCCAACAAAATGCGTGGTAAAAAAATCCCCACAAAAATAATCCCGGTTCTTTACGGAGTTGTTGCCGCCGCCCTTATATGGATGTTCTGGTATTACGGAAATGAAATTTTTTACAAAATCAACAGAAATAAATTTCCTCCAAAAATCCCTTATATTATTTGGTCTTTATTTTCCCTGGTGACGCTTTTTGTTTTTTACAACAGATTAAAAATTACAAAAGAAAATTTTATTACCTATATCGGGAAAAATGCTATATTTTTCTATTTCGCCCAAGGAATAAGCTCTTCTTTGATTTATTTTTTAGTTGCCCCATTAAAAGATAATATGCCCTGGTGGTTATTAATGGTTCTAATTTATGCCTTCAATATTCTTATAGCTTACGCTATTTCAGCAGGATTGAAGAAAGTTGATGACTTAGGATGGAAAATCCTGGAATTTTTAAGAAGAAAAACGGCAGCTAAAATTTAA
- a CDS encoding PQQ-dependent sugar dehydrogenase: MKFNRFYVSALSLFLILTACKKSTANAQQAENDGSVETKEPNSNYKPAFAGQTRIKAVKTTTPYNVEILSKDLGKPWGIINLPDGRFLITDKRGYMNVVSTDGKQISKIEGFPKVDSKGQGGMLDVALDPDFKTNNIIYFSFSEPFGEGNHTAVAKGTLSSDMKKISDVKVIFRATPTYDGDKHYGSRLAFDRDGNLFVGTGERSDKQTRVYAQRTDNYLGKILKITKDGKPAPGNPFIGKAGYKPEIYAYGIRNPQGMVIDPNGTLWDVEMGPRGGDEINLIQPGKNYGWGDVTYGIEYSGEKINNGTTQKAGTEQPIYYWDPVISPSGVDFYTGNIEEWKGNLMIGCLSGEHINRIVMKDNKVVGEERLLEDQKERFRDVLNGSDGNLYAVTDSGKLYRISKK; encoded by the coding sequence ATGAAATTCAATAGATTTTATGTTTCAGCATTAAGCTTATTTCTAATTTTAACAGCGTGCAAAAAAAGTACAGCCAATGCTCAGCAGGCTGAAAATGATGGAAGTGTAGAAACAAAAGAGCCAAATTCTAATTATAAGCCGGCTTTCGCAGGGCAGACAAGAATAAAAGCAGTAAAGACCACCACACCCTATAATGTGGAAATTTTAAGCAAGGACTTAGGAAAACCTTGGGGAATTATCAATTTGCCGGACGGAAGATTTTTAATTACCGATAAAAGAGGATACATGAATGTCGTATCAACAGATGGAAAACAGATTTCCAAAATAGAAGGCTTCCCAAAAGTTGACTCAAAAGGGCAGGGAGGAATGCTGGATGTAGCACTTGATCCCGATTTTAAGACCAATAATATTATTTATTTCAGTTTTTCGGAACCTTTTGGAGAAGGTAATCACACTGCGGTTGCAAAAGGAACACTTTCGTCGGACATGAAGAAAATTTCTGATGTAAAAGTAATCTTCAGAGCAACTCCAACTTATGACGGAGATAAGCATTACGGCAGCAGACTGGCTTTTGATAGAGACGGAAATCTGTTTGTGGGTACTGGAGAACGTTCGGATAAACAGACAAGGGTCTATGCTCAGCGAACGGATAATTATTTAGGAAAAATTTTAAAAATAACCAAAGACGGAAAACCGGCTCCGGGAAATCCTTTTATTGGAAAAGCAGGATATAAGCCTGAGATCTATGCCTACGGAATCAGAAATCCTCAGGGAATGGTAATTGATCCAAACGGAACGCTTTGGGATGTGGAAATGGGACCGAGAGGGGGTGATGAAATTAACCTGATCCAACCCGGGAAAAATTACGGTTGGGGAGACGTTACTTACGGGATTGAATATTCCGGGGAGAAAATAAACAACGGTACCACCCAAAAAGCAGGAACAGAACAACCCATTTATTATTGGGATCCTGTGATTTCACCAAGTGGAGTTGATTTTTACACCGGTAATATTGAAGAATGGAAAGGAAATCTGATGATCGGCTGTTTAAGCGGTGAACATATCAATAGAATTGTCATGAAAGATAATAAAGTGGTCGGCGAAGAACGATTATTAGAAGATCAGAAAGAACGATTTCGTGATGTTTTGAATGGTAGTGACGGAAATCTGTATGCAGTGACCGACAGTGGGAAATTGTATAGGATTTCTAAGAAATAA
- a CDS encoding pyridoxal phosphate-dependent aminotransferase, producing the protein MFTNTDINFEALKRKAYNGRWATLEDGIIPLTAADPDFRMSSEIEQGIIEYIKDGYLSYGPFSGIPEFKKSVAEHFNTEKKGNFTPDNVLAVNSAAQGMFLIAKYVLNPGDEAIIFDPVDFLFKKTVEAVGGNIKLCAVDSKTGDIDFEMLLSLISPKTKLISVCNPHNPVGRVYSKEILKKISEIAAAHDLWVMSDEIWSDIVYDKKEFNTYSSVSEEAKKKSFTVFGFSKSFGIAGLRIGAVLCNDQELLDDFTEKSNFNSTIEGVSTLSQIAASVAIDKAKPWFNDFLTHLQHNRDLAHSMLSNSGILTPNLPEATFVIFPKIENGMSSEAFAQHVLQQGKVAIVPGSERWFGKGAEGHIRICFSTSRELLTEGLNRIINSF; encoded by the coding sequence ATGTTTACAAATACTGATATTAATTTCGAAGCCCTGAAAAGAAAAGCCTACAACGGCAGATGGGCAACGCTGGAAGATGGAATAATTCCTTTAACGGCAGCTGATCCGGATTTCAGGATGTCATCAGAAATCGAACAGGGAATTATTGAATACATCAAAGACGGTTACCTCAGTTATGGTCCGTTTTCCGGTATTCCCGAGTTTAAAAAAAGTGTTGCGGAACATTTTAATACTGAGAAAAAAGGAAATTTTACGCCTGACAATGTTTTAGCTGTAAATAGTGCTGCTCAGGGTATGTTTTTAATCGCCAAATATGTTTTAAATCCTGGAGATGAAGCCATTATCTTTGATCCCGTTGATTTCCTTTTCAAAAAAACGGTAGAAGCTGTTGGCGGAAACATAAAACTGTGTGCTGTTGATTCCAAAACGGGAGATATTGATTTTGAAATGTTGCTTTCATTAATTTCTCCTAAAACAAAGCTGATCAGCGTCTGCAATCCTCACAATCCTGTGGGAAGAGTTTATTCTAAGGAAATTTTAAAGAAAATCTCGGAAATTGCAGCGGCCCACGACCTTTGGGTAATGAGTGACGAAATCTGGAGTGATATTGTTTACGATAAAAAAGAATTCAATACCTATTCTTCGGTTTCTGAGGAAGCCAAAAAGAAAAGTTTTACGGTTTTCGGTTTTTCAAAATCTTTTGGAATTGCAGGATTAAGAATTGGTGCCGTTTTGTGTAATGATCAGGAATTATTGGATGATTTTACGGAAAAATCTAATTTCAATTCAACCATTGAAGGCGTTTCTACTTTATCACAAATTGCTGCAAGTGTGGCGATTGACAAAGCAAAACCTTGGTTTAATGATTTTTTGACACATTTACAGCACAACAGAGATCTGGCGCACAGCATGTTGAGCAATTCAGGAATTCTGACTCCAAATCTACCTGAAGCAACTTTTGTAATCTTCCCTAAAATTGAAAACGGAATGTCTAGTGAAGCATTTGCCCAGCATGTTTTACAGCAAGGAAAAGTAGCAATCGTTCCCGGATCGGAAAGATGGTTCGGAAAAGGCGCGGAAGGACACATCAGAATTTGTTTCTCAACTTCACGAGAACTTCTGACAGAAGGATTAAACAGAATTATCAATAGTTTCTAA